In the genome of Bacillus sp. S3, one region contains:
- a CDS encoding ABC transporter substrate-binding protein, whose product MKKKLAVLLALVLSLGTILAACSSNKDTSAADKGGKKGEPYEIKWYTIGTPQKDTDKVFAEVNKYTKKKINATVKMTQIDWGDWAQKSQVMINSGEPFDIIFTNGTDYVQNSQKGAFLAIDDLLNKEGKDVKQAINPALLEGIKVNGKIYGVPTNKEAARQTVYTFNKRLVEKYNFDISKVQSLEDLEPMLKVIKENETKITPMATFKAYLPFDYIFNNEMPFAIPFEGDRDKVINPFESDLAMKTYKTMHNYYKAGYLKEDAATSKDSWPMDVENWFVRMGDSQPYADLVWSRAAKYDVVSVPAENPVTINDSVSGSIQSISATSKNPEKAMEFLNLLNTDPYLRNLVDKGIEGVHYEKSEDGTIKDLPARIDSYNVPTYSLGNFFILDLYDNDPKDKWEKFEEFNASAKPAPTLGFHFDSDPVRSELAAITNISKEFYPALATGSVNPEEYLPKYNKKLKEAGIDKVLKEIQKQYDDWKSKQK is encoded by the coding sequence ATGAAGAAGAAATTAGCTGTATTACTGGCATTAGTTTTGTCACTTGGCACCATTCTAGCTGCTTGCAGCAGCAATAAAGACACTTCTGCAGCAGATAAGGGCGGTAAGAAAGGCGAGCCATACGAAATTAAATGGTACACTATTGGTACACCACAAAAGGATACTGATAAAGTATTTGCTGAAGTAAACAAGTATACGAAGAAGAAAATTAATGCCACAGTGAAGATGACTCAAATAGACTGGGGCGATTGGGCGCAAAAATCACAAGTGATGATTAATTCAGGCGAACCATTTGATATTATCTTTACAAATGGTACTGATTATGTTCAAAATTCACAAAAGGGTGCTTTCCTGGCCATTGATGATCTGTTAAATAAGGAAGGAAAAGATGTAAAACAAGCAATCAATCCTGCGTTATTAGAAGGAATTAAGGTAAATGGAAAAATTTACGGTGTTCCGACTAATAAAGAGGCTGCAAGACAAACGGTTTATACATTCAACAAACGTCTAGTCGAAAAATACAACTTCGATATTTCAAAGGTACAAAGCCTGGAAGACCTTGAACCAATGCTAAAAGTCATTAAAGAAAATGAAACAAAGATTACGCCAATGGCAACATTCAAAGCGTATCTTCCATTTGACTATATCTTTAATAATGAAATGCCATTTGCCATCCCGTTTGAAGGCGACAGAGACAAGGTCATTAACCCATTCGAATCTGATCTAGCCATGAAAACGTATAAAACAATGCATAATTATTACAAAGCAGGTTATCTTAAAGAAGATGCGGCAACAAGCAAAGACAGCTGGCCAATGGATGTAGAAAACTGGTTTGTCCGTATGGGCGATTCCCAACCGTACGCTGATTTAGTTTGGAGCCGTGCAGCTAAGTACGATGTGGTTTCTGTTCCGGCTGAAAACCCAGTTACGATTAATGATTCTGTATCCGGTTCCATTCAGTCCATCTCTGCAACATCTAAGAACCCTGAAAAAGCAATGGAATTCTTAAATCTGCTTAACACTGATCCATATCTTCGTAACCTAGTAGACAAAGGAATTGAAGGCGTTCACTATGAAAAGAGCGAGGATGGGACGATTAAAGATCTTCCAGCTCGTATTGATAGTTACAATGTGCCAACCTATTCTTTAGGAAACTTCTTTATCTTAGATTTATATGACAATGATCCTAAAGACAAATGGGAAAAGTTTGAAGAATTTAATGCATCTGCAAAACCAGCACCAACACTTGGTTTCCACTTTGACAGTGACCCAGTGAGATCTGAGCTTGCAGCGATTACGAATATCTCTAAAGAGTTCTATCCGGCATTGGCAACAGGATCTGTTAACCCTGAAGAATACCTGCCAAAATACAATAAGAAATTAAAAGAAGCTGGCATTGACAAAGTATTAAAAGAAATTCAAAAGCAATATGATGATTGGAAAAGTAAGCAAAAGTAA
- a CDS encoding carbohydrate ABC transporter permease produces MPKNLQTQPSAAISESTQDLKGGGASIVRKKYRDPQHLHPVVNTIFSVLLGILALACIFPFIYVIIISFTSEESIVRNGFQLIPKEWSTDAYQYLWGMKAQFFRSYGVTIFITIVGTIISVLMITFYAYAISRPQFKYRRFFTFLAFFTMLFSGGLVPTYIVVTQFLGLKNTIWALILPLAMNAFYIIIMRTFFLKSVSESILESARMDGASEWRIFFQIIFPLSLPGIATIALFSTLGYWNDWFTALLYIDDPNLVPLQSLLMKIEANLEFMRQNMDVASMQLSLFDTIPQESAKMAMVVIATLPIAVSYPFFQKYFISGLTIGGVKE; encoded by the coding sequence ATGCCAAAGAACTTACAAACACAACCATCTGCCGCTATATCAGAATCAACACAAGATTTGAAAGGGGGTGGGGCAAGTATTGTTAGGAAAAAATACCGAGATCCTCAACACCTGCACCCGGTTGTCAATACCATTTTTAGTGTGTTATTAGGGATTCTCGCGCTTGCGTGTATTTTTCCTTTTATCTATGTCATTATTATCTCGTTTACAAGTGAAGAAAGTATTGTAAGAAATGGATTTCAACTGATTCCGAAAGAATGGAGTACGGATGCTTACCAGTATCTATGGGGGATGAAGGCACAATTCTTCCGCTCTTACGGTGTTACGATTTTTATTACGATTGTCGGTACCATTATCAGTGTATTGATGATCACGTTTTATGCTTATGCCATTTCAAGACCGCAATTTAAGTATCGCAGATTTTTCACCTTTCTGGCGTTCTTTACGATGCTTTTCAGCGGCGGTCTGGTACCGACTTACATTGTTGTCACCCAGTTTTTAGGTTTAAAGAATACCATTTGGGCATTGATTCTGCCGCTTGCAATGAATGCGTTTTATATTATCATTATGAGAACGTTCTTCTTAAAATCCGTTTCCGAATCGATTTTAGAATCAGCAAGGATGGATGGAGCGAGTGAGTGGAGGATCTTCTTCCAAATTATCTTCCCGCTTTCATTACCGGGGATTGCCACGATTGCCTTGTTTAGTACACTAGGATATTGGAATGATTGGTTTACGGCGCTGCTGTATATTGATGATCCAAATCTAGTACCACTGCAATCTTTATTGATGAAAATAGAGGCAAACCTTGAATTTATGAGACAAAATATGGATGTGGCCAGCATGCAGTTAAGCTTGTTTGACACCATCCCACAAGAGTCAGCCAAAATGGCCATGGTTGTAATCGCCACCTTACCGATAGCAGTTTCGTACCCGTTCTTCCAAAAGTACTTTATTAGCGGACTGACTATTGGCGGCGTTAAAGAATAA